The following are encoded together in the Mycosarcoma maydis chromosome 4, whole genome shotgun sequence genome:
- a CDS encoding putative histone acetyltransferase: MAPRTQKSTSGTPGGSGTPGPDEGPQISPGGTYGLEDVVVGCKAFVQKPDVVTGEMEERKAEILSIREKPKPRLTKKQQAELADKPAPTLEETLEYYVHYCEFNKRLDEWVSGTRLITSRELEWPKKEVTSDKTKRKVIRAGSGATTPSTPLTPTGKGYRGAGASNLLKKAAAQAAKNVQGESGLETPQKRKADSGDTSTAQSIRADSIDADADGEDDENGAVVAMEMLGGNDQQEKDDVATESNGGLTASLNANQGQETFSKKQEIEKLRTSGSMTQSVSEVARVKNLNKIQMGKSEVETWYFSPYPLEYAHIDTLYICEMCLSYFPSPFTLKRHRSKCTLLHPPGNEIYRHEDISFFEIDGRLQRTWCRNLCLLSKCFLDHKTLYYDVDPFLYYCMVKRDDLGCHLLGYFSKEKDSAENYNVACILTLPQHQRAGYGKLLIEFSYELTKIEGKLGSPEKPLSDLGLLSYRAYWAEIIVELLLKTEDEISIEEIAQKTAFTHADILHTCMALNMLKQYQGKHMIVLSDLIISKYTAKRPRKRINPQKLHWTAKNWHRSQLNFGW; encoded by the coding sequence ATGGCACCTCGAACACAGAAGTCGACAAGCGGCACGCCGGGCGGCTCAGGAACGCCTGGCCCGGACGAAGGCCCCCAAATCAGTCCCGGAGGTACGTACGGATTGGAAGACGTCGTTGTAGGATGCAAGGCATTCGTGCAGAAGCCCGACGTGGTCACAGGCGAGATGGAGGAGAGGAAGGCCGAGATTCTGTCGATTCGCGAAAAACCCAAGCCTCGCCTTACTaagaagcagcaggcggAGCTGGCAGACAAGCCAGCGCCCACTCTGGAAGAAACGCTCGAGTACTATGTTCACTACTGCGAATTCAATAAGCGTCTCGACGAATGGGTCAGTGGTACACGTCTCATCACCTCacgcgagctcgagtggcCAAAGAAGGAAGTCACTAGTGATAAGACCAAGCGAAAGGTGATTCGTGCAGGCAGCGGTGCGACAACTCCCTCGACACCGCTCACACCCACTGGCAAGGGCTATCGCGGCGCTGGTGCGAGCAACCtgctcaagaaggccgCCGCACAGGCTGCCAAGAACGTTCAGGGGGAAAGTGGTCTCGAAACACCacagaagcgcaaagccGATTCTGGGGACACCTCCACAGCGCAAAGCATTCGCGCCGACTCTAttgatgcggatgcggatggcgaagacgatgaaAATGGCGCCGTGGTTGCCATGGAGATGCTTGGCGGCAATGACCAGCAGGAGAAGGACGATGTTGCTACCGAGAGCAATGGCGGCCTCACTGCATCGCTCAACGCCAATCAAGGTCAAGAGACGTTTagcaagaagcaagagATCGAAAAATTGCGAACGTCGGGCTCAATGACGCAATCGGTCTCCGAAGTGGCAAGAGTCAAGAATCTCAACAAGATCCAGATGGGCAAATCCGAGGTAGAGACGTGGTACTTTAGTCCTTATCCGCTCGAATACGCCCACATTGATACCTTGTACATCTGCGAGATGTGTTTATCGTATTTTCCTTCGCCCTTTACTCTCAAACGTCATCGAAGCAAGTGTACGCTCTTGCATCCGCCGGGCAACGAGATCTACCGCCACGAAGACATTTCCttcttcgagatcgacggCCGACTTCAAAGGACGTGGTGTCGAAAtttgtgcttgctgagcaAGTGCTTTCTCGACCACAAGACGCTCTACTACGACGTCGATCCTTTCCTGTACTACTGCATGGTCAAGCGCGATGACCTCGGTTGCCACCTGCTCGGCTACTTTTCCAAAGAGAAGGATTCGGCCGAAAACTACAACGTTGCCTGTATCTTGACATTGCCTCAGCACCAGCGAGCCGGCTACGGTAAGCTGCTCATTGAATTCTCGTACGAGCTCACTAAGATCGaaggcaagctcggcagTCCCGAAAAACCGCTCTCCGATCTGGGTCTACTCAGCTACCGTGCCTACTGGGCCGAGATCATTGTCGAATTGTTGCTCAAGACCGAAGACGAGATCAGCATTGAGGAAATTGCCCAAAAGACGGCTTTCACCCACGCCGACATCCTACATACCTGCATGGCACTCAACATGCTTAAGCAGTACCAAGGCAAGCACATGATTGTCTTGAGTGACTTGATTATCTCAAAATATACGGCCAAGCGTCCTAGAAAACGCATCAATCCACAGAAGCTGCACTGGACCGCCAAGAA